CGCCACCCGTGCTGTGCTCGACGCGGCCGATGCGTTCGGCGCTCCCGCTGCCCCTGCGATGCCGTCCACGCCGGCGCCGACCTCCGCCGTCGACCTCGACTCGTCGCGGGCCCCGCGGACGCCGATGCCCTCCGTGCCGCTCCCCCGCCGGGAGGCCGACACAGGGACGCCCGCGTAGGTTCGCGAGCATGACGCACCACGACGACGAACTCCTCCGCCGTTCCCAGGACGCGATCGACGAGGCGAAGGCCGCTGCGGCCGACGTGACCGAGCCCGACGAGGACGACCTCGTCGAACAGGACCTCCCGGTGGCGGACGACGCCGAACCGAGCGACGGCCCGGCGCCCGCGCCCTGAGCTGCCCAGCGACCGCGGCCAGGAAAGCCGGCCCGGACAAGCGGGCCCAGAAAAACTTCCGATCAGGTGTGACGAACCGGTCCGCCGACCCGTCTCAGCAGTGAGCCTGCCAGTTGCTCACCGCGGCTGGCGTCAGCGCGCCGTGGCCGGTCATCCCTGAACGCCGGCCACGGCGCTCGGACGGCGGCCCGTGCGTTCCCTGATCCGGCGCACGGGTCGCCTTCACCCGCGGGTTCCGCTGCGGAGGCGGGGCTCAGTCGTCGACCTCGTCGCCGAGGAAGTCGGCGTAGGTGACCTCACCGTCCGCAGTGCCGCCCTCGGGGTGCGCCGGGACGTGCTGCGGTCGCGGGCTCGCCGCCGATCCGCGCTCCTCCGGCGTGAACGGCGGCAGGTAGTTGCTCGCGCTCATGGTCACGCCCTTCCGTCCCGGCGAACGTAACAGTCGCAGGACCCTCGGCAGAGGGTGGTCCCGCGATCGTCCCCCGGAGACGCGTCGAACGGGGGACGGTTGTTCGCCCGGGGCGGACCCCATGCGTGTGCATCTGCGCGATCAGGACTCGCGCACGACGTCGTCGGGGTCCTTGTCCGCACGCCATCCACGCCACGAGGGCTGGCGGAGCCGTCCGTCCCCGGTCCACTCCGCGAACTGCACCTCGCCCACCCGCACCGGTCGGACCCAGTGCGCGTCACGCGCATCCGGGCGAGGGACGTCCACGAACGGGGAGTCGTCGCGGGCCAGCGGCTCGAGCACCCCGGCGATCTCGTCGAGGTCGCGGTCGCGGAACCCGGTCCCGACCTTGCCGACGTACTCGAGCCCCTCGGCGCCCGGCACACCGAGCAGCAGGGAGCCGATGCCGCCCGCCCGCCGCCCTGCACCGGGGCGCCACCCGCCGACCACGACCTCCTGCGTGGCGTGGTGCTTGACCTTGAGCCAGGCCTCCGAGCGCCGACCCTCGGCGTACTTCGAGCTGCGCTTCTTCGCGACGACCCCTTCGAGCCCTCGTCGCTCGGACTCGGCGAGCGCGGCGGCGAAGTCCCCCTCGACGGCGTCGGGGACGTCGACCACGCCGCCGGGTTCGACGACCGTCGCGAGGGCCTCACGTCGGGCGGCGTACCCGTGGCGGGTGAGCTCGTGGCCGTCGGCCTCGAGCACGTCGAACAGCAGCAGGCGCACCGGCGTCGTCGCACGGGCCGCTTCGACCTCGCGCGTCTTCGTGAGGCCCATCCGGTTCTGCAGGAGCTGGAACGAGGGCCGTCCGCGGTCGTCGAGCGCCACGATCTCCCCGTCGTAGACGCCGTCGACCGCGGCTCGCTCGGCGAGGTCCTGCAGCTCGGGGTACTGGGCGGTGAGGTCGTTGCCGTTCCGGCTCCGGAGGGTGACCCGGCCGTCCCGGACGGTCGCGAGCGCCCGGACGCCGTCCCACTTCAGCTCGAACGCCCAGTCCGCGGGGTCGAGCCGGGGCTCGCCCTTCGCCAGCGTCGCCTGCATGGTGCGGCGTTCCTCGGGGCGCTCGGTCGCGGGGCTGGCCGCGTGCACTGCCGGCCGGGAGGCACGGGTCGGCCCCGCCCCGCGCGTCGCGCCGGCCGTGCTGCCGGGCTCGCGGTCGGGCTGGTCCTTCGTGCGGTGGATGAGCCAGCTCTTCTCGTCGCCGTCGCGTCCGCGTCCTCGCCCCCGGGTGTGCAGGAGCACCAACCGTCGCGCTCCCCCGGTCCGGCCGTGCAGCGTGACGATGACCTCTTCGCCGTCGCGCCACTTCTCCAGCTCGTACGTGCCGTCGTCCCAGATCGTGACCGTCCCACCGCCGTACTCGGCCTTCGGGATGGTCCCCTCGAAGGAGCCGTACTCGAGCGGGTGGTCCTCGGTCTGCACCGCGAGGTGGTTCTTCCCCGGGTCCGTCGGCTCGCCCTTCGGGAGGGCCCAGCTGACGAGCACGCCGTCGTGCTCGAGGCGGAAGTCGTAGTGGTCCCGGGTGGCGTGGTGCTCCTGGATCACGAACGTCGGGGTGCCGTCGTCCCGCACGGTCGGTGCCCCGGCGGGCACGGGCTCCGGCGTCTTCGCGGCGTCGCGCTTGGCGCGGTACGCCGTCAGGCGGTCCTCGCTCGCCTGGTTCGCGTCGGCGGTCCGGTCGCTGTCCCAGTGGCCGGCGTCGGGTCGTCCGACGGCCAGCGAGGCGGAGGCGACCGGGTGCAGGAGGTCCCCACGGGCCTCCAGGCGGTCGAGCACGTCGTCGAGGGTGAGCTGCGCGAGCCCGCGCTGCGTCAGTTCGTCCCAGGTGCGCGGGGCGGCGACCGTCGGCCGGTCACGGCCGCGGAGCGAGTACGGCGCGATCGTCGTCTTGTTGCCGTTGTTCTGCGACCAGTCGACGAAGACCTTGCCGGTGCGTTCGGCGCGGCTCATGGAGGACAGGACGAGGTCGGGGAGGTCCTGCTCGAGCGCCCGTGCGAGCTCGTGCGCGACGTCGGACACCTGGGCCGTCGTCGCACGCCCGTCGAGTGCCGCGTAGAGGTGGATGCCCTTCGACCCGGACGTGACCGGGTAGGGCTCGAGCCCCATGCCCTGCAGGACCTCGCGCGCAGCGACGGCGACCTCGACGCACTCGGGCAGTCCGACGCCCTCGCCCGGGTCGAGGTCGAGCACGAGCCGGTCGGGGTTCTGGTGCCCGCCACGCGGGCCGAAGCGCCACTGCGGCACGTGGAGCTCGAGCGCGGCCTGCTGCGCCATCCAGACGAGGGTCGCGACGTCGTCGACGATCGGGTACTCGGTGTCGTGCTCCTTGTGGGCGATCGTGTGGTGCCGCACCCAGTCGGGCGCGGAGTCGGGGAGGTTCTTCTCGAAGAAGACCTTCCCGTCGACGCCGTTCGCCCAGCGCTTCCGGGTCACCGGGCGGTCCTTCACGTGCGGGATCATCCACGGCGCGACCCGCTCGTAGTACTCGATCACCCGTCCCTTGGTGGTCCCGGTCGCCGGGTAGAGCACCTTGTCCGTGTTGCTCAGGCTGATCGACCGCCCGCCGACGAGCACCGTCCGCCGCTTCGCGACCGGGCTCACAGCGCCACCCCGGTCGCTCCCGCCACGGTCAGGGTGGACCCGGAGGTGTACGACGACTCTGGCCCGGCGAGGTACACGTACGCGCTCCCGAGCTCCACGGGCTGCGCCGGTCGTCCGAACGGGGTGCCCTCGCCGTAGTGGGCGATCTCGTCGCCCGGGTAGCTGATCGGCTGGAGGGGTGTCCAGACCGGCCCCGGCACGACCGTGTTCGCCCGGATGCCCTTCGGCGCGAGCTGCCGGGCCAGGCCGTTGGTGTACGTGATGATCGCGGACTTCGTGGCGGCGTAGTCGATCATCCGCGCCTGCGGCTCGTACGCCGACACCGAGCTCGTCGTGACGATCGCGCTGCCGGGTGCCAGGTGCGGGACCGCGGCCCGGACGAGCCAGAACAGCGAGTACAGGTTGACCTTGAGCGTGCGGTCGAACGACTCGGTGGTCTGCTCGGCGACGTCCTCGTGCACCTGCTGGAACCCGGCGACGGTGACGAGCGCGTCGAGCCCGCCGAGGGTGCTCACGGCGTCGCGGACGAGCCGTGCGCAGAAGTCCTCGTCGGTGAGGTCGCCCGGCAGCAGGACCGCCTTGCGTCCGAGGTCGCCGATCACGTCGCGGACGTCCTCGAGGTCGCTGAGCTCGTCCGGCAGGGCGTTCAGGGCGACGTCCGCGCCCTCCTTCGCCATCGCGATCGCCGCTGCCCGCCCGATGCCCGAGTCGGCGCCCGTGACCAGCACACGGTAGCCGGTCATGCGACCGCTCCCCTGGTAGGACCGTTCGCCGTGGTCGGGCGCCGGGTCCATCGCACTCGCGAGCCCGGAGCCGTCCTGCGTCTGCGCGGGGAACGGCGGGCGGGGGTGCTGGGTCCGCGGGTCCTGCTTGTCGAGCTGACTCATGTGCCCATCGTGCTCGCCCTTCCCCGGCACCGGCACAGCAGCGGCGGACCTGTGGAGAACCCGTCCCTCCGGACGTTCCGGTGCAGGGACGGGCATCATGTGGCCATGAGGTCGATCTGGAAGGGCTCCATCGCGTTCGGGCTGGTCAACGTGCCGATCAAGGTGTACGCGGCCACCGAGACCCACGACGTCTCCCTGCACCAGGTCCACGACGAGGACAAGGGCCGCATCCGGTACAAGCGCGTGTGCGAGTTCGGCCACGAGGTCGAGTACGCCGACATCCAGCGCGCCTACGACGACGGCGAGAAGACCGTCGTGCTCACCGCCGACGACTTCAAGCAGCTCCCCGAGGAGCAGTCGCACGAGATCGAGGTCCTGGAGTTCGTGCCGGTCGAGCAGGTCGACCCGATGATGTTCGAGAAGTCGTACTACCTCGAGCCGGACTCCCGGTCCCCGAAGGCGTACGTGCTGCTCCGCGAGACGCTGGCGAAGACCGACCGGCTGGCGATCGTGCAGTTCACCCTCAGGCAGAAGACCCGGCTCGGCGTCCTGCGGGTCAACGACGACGTCATCCTCCTGCAGGGACTGCTGTGGGGTGACGAGGTCCGTGCAGCGGACTTCAAGGGTCTCGACACCTCCGTGAAGGTGAGCGCGAACGAGCTGAAGATGTCGTCCTCGCTCGTGGACAGCATGTCCACCGACTTCGACCCGGACCGGTACACGGACGCCTACCAGGAGGAGCTGCAGCAACTCATCGACGCGAAGCTCGCGTCCGGCGACGACGTCGACACCGCCGAGACCTTCGGTGAGCGCGACGAGGACGACGACGAGGGTGAGGGTGGTGACGTCATCGACCTGATGGCCGCCCTGCGGGCGTCGGTCGACAAGAAGCGGACGGGAGGCTCGGGGTCGCGTTACCGGAGCGGGTCGCGTTCCGCGACGCACGACTCCACCGCCGACGACGCGCCGGCCGAGCAGACGCCCGCCTCGAAGCGGACGAGCACCGCGAAGACGAGCACCACGAAGACGAAGGCGTCGACCTCGGGGACCACGACGAAGAAGGAACCGGCGAAGAGAGCACCGGCGAAGAAGGCGCCGGCGAAGAAGGCACCGGCGAAGAAGCGCGCCAGCTAGTCCTCGGTGTCCCGCGCCGTGCGGCGCAGCACCGTCGGCAGCGCCGTCCACAGCGCTCCGGTACCGACGAACACCGCGACCCCGGCGATGATCCCCCCGCGGCCGCCGAGCACCACGTCGAACACGAACCACACGGTCCCGGCGAACAGCAGCGCCGCGGCGAAGAGCGTCACGAGCAGCAGGACGTTCCCCGCGCGCACGAGGTCGTGCTTCTGCCGCTGCTTGAAGACGAGGCGGTGGGTGGCCACGACGGCGAGCGCGACGACGGTCACGACGACCGCGAGCACGACGAGCGTGAGGTAGATCGTCTCCTGCCGGACGGTCAGCGACGAGAACCGCTGCTGGAACGGCAGCGTCAGCAGGAACCCGGCGAGGATCTGCGTCCCCGTCTGCACGATCCGCAGCTCCTGCTGGATGTCGCTCCAGTTGCGGTCCCACCGTTCGGTCGGGGTCTCGTTCCGACCCCGCTGCAACTCGCTCATGCCGCGACCGTACTGCCCGCGGCGGCCCGCGGATCGCCCCGCTCCGTCACGAGCCGGAAACACGCTTCGGGGACACTGGGAGCATGACTCCACAAGAGCCAGGGAGCCTGACCTCGTCATCCGTGAGCGCAGGCCCGCCCGTCACCGTGTCCATCACCCGCCTCGTCGAACCCGACCGCATCCCGGAGGCCACCCGCTGGGTGCAGTCCGGCGTCAACCTCGCGAACCGCTACCCGGGCTTCCTCGGCTCCGGGTGGGTCCGCTCGCACGCGACGAGCCGCGAGTGGCACGTGCTGTACCGGTTCGCCGACCACGAGCAGCTCGCGACGTGGGAGTCCTCCGACGACCGTCTGCGGTGGCTCGACCTCGGCCGTGACCTCGTGGTGGAGTCCCGGGTCGAGAAGCGCACGGGCATCGAGGGCTGGTTCGACGCCCCGCAGGACACCCCGGCGTCGAGCGCTCCCCCGCGGTGGAAGCAGGCGGTGAGCATCTGGCTCGGCTTCTTCCCGGTGAACCTCGTCTTCACGTACCTGGTCGGCTGGCTCGTCCCGGCGTTCGGGCACCTCGCCGTGTTGCCGCGCGTGCTCGTCACGACGCTCGTGCTCACGCCGATCATGACGTTCTGGGTACTGCCGTTCGTGACGAAGGCGATCCGCCCGTGGCTGCTCGCACCGCCCCGGGACGCGTGACCCTCAGCCCAGCACGGACAGCTGGTCGAGCCGCTCGAGGATGACACCCTCTCGGAGGGCCCACGGACAGATCTCGAGCGCCGGCAGGTCGAAGATGTCGAGGCAGGCCTCGGCGACGAGTGCGCCGGGGACGACCTGGTGCGCGCGGCTCGGTGAGACCCCGGGGAGCGTCGCGAGTTCCTCGACCGTCATGCCGAGCAGCGCGGGCAGCTGCCGTCGGAGTTCGGCGCCGTCGAGGGACCGCGCGACGAGCGGCCCGTCGGCCGAGGGCGCCGCGCCGCAGATCCGGGCGATCGACCGGAACGTCTTCGACGTCGCGACGGCCCGGTCGGGCCGCCCGGAGCGGAGCAGGAGCCCGGCGTCCCGCGCGATCGACACCCGGATCTCGTGCCGGAGCCGTCGGACGTCGTCGTCGGTGGGTGCGCCCGTGGCGAAGAACGACCGCGCGAGCCGGGCCGCACCGATCGGCATCGACCACGCCACGTCCGGTGCCTCGTCGGCTCCGCCGGCGATCTCGAGCGAGCCACCGCCGATGTCGAACACCGCGAGCCGTCCGGCGGACCACCCGAACCAGCGGCGGACCGCCAGGAACGTCAGCCGCGCCTCGTCGTCGCCGGAGAGCACGGCGAGCTCGACACCGGTCGCCTGTTCGACGTGGGCGAGCACCGCGTCGGAGTTCACCGCGTCGCGGACGGCCGAGGTGGCGAACGCGAGCATGTCCTCGCAACCGCGTTCCTCGGCGACGCGGACGGCGT
This is a stretch of genomic DNA from Curtobacterium sp. 458. It encodes these proteins:
- a CDS encoding ATP-dependent DNA ligase translates to MSPVAKRRTVLVGGRSISLSNTDKVLYPATGTTKGRVIEYYERVAPWMIPHVKDRPVTRKRWANGVDGKVFFEKNLPDSAPDWVRHHTIAHKEHDTEYPIVDDVATLVWMAQQAALELHVPQWRFGPRGGHQNPDRLVLDLDPGEGVGLPECVEVAVAAREVLQGMGLEPYPVTSGSKGIHLYAALDGRATTAQVSDVAHELARALEQDLPDLVLSSMSRAERTGKVFVDWSQNNGNKTTIAPYSLRGRDRPTVAAPRTWDELTQRGLAQLTLDDVLDRLEARGDLLHPVASASLAVGRPDAGHWDSDRTADANQASEDRLTAYRAKRDAAKTPEPVPAGAPTVRDDGTPTFVIQEHHATRDHYDFRLEHDGVLVSWALPKGEPTDPGKNHLAVQTEDHPLEYGSFEGTIPKAEYGGGTVTIWDDGTYELEKWRDGEEVIVTLHGRTGGARRLVLLHTRGRGRGRDGDEKSWLIHRTKDQPDREPGSTAGATRGAGPTRASRPAVHAASPATERPEERRTMQATLAKGEPRLDPADWAFELKWDGVRALATVRDGRVTLRSRNGNDLTAQYPELQDLAERAAVDGVYDGEIVALDDRGRPSFQLLQNRMGLTKTREVEAARATTPVRLLLFDVLEADGHELTRHGYAARREALATVVEPGGVVDVPDAVEGDFAAALAESERRGLEGVVAKKRSSKYAEGRRSEAWLKVKHHATQEVVVGGWRPGAGRRAGGIGSLLLGVPGAEGLEYVGKVGTGFRDRDLDEIAGVLEPLARDDSPFVDVPRPDARDAHWVRPVRVGEVQFAEWTGDGRLRQPSWRGWRADKDPDDVVRES
- a CDS encoding SDR family oxidoreductase; translated protein: MSQLDKQDPRTQHPRPPFPAQTQDGSGLASAMDPAPDHGERSYQGSGRMTGYRVLVTGADSGIGRAAAIAMAKEGADVALNALPDELSDLEDVRDVIGDLGRKAVLLPGDLTDEDFCARLVRDAVSTLGGLDALVTVAGFQQVHEDVAEQTTESFDRTLKVNLYSLFWLVRAAVPHLAPGSAIVTTSSVSAYEPQARMIDYAATKSAIITYTNGLARQLAPKGIRANTVVPGPVWTPLQPISYPGDEIAHYGEGTPFGRPAQPVELGSAYVYLAGPESSYTSGSTLTVAGATGVAL
- a CDS encoding Ku protein yields the protein MRSIWKGSIAFGLVNVPIKVYAATETHDVSLHQVHDEDKGRIRYKRVCEFGHEVEYADIQRAYDDGEKTVVLTADDFKQLPEEQSHEIEVLEFVPVEQVDPMMFEKSYYLEPDSRSPKAYVLLRETLAKTDRLAIVQFTLRQKTRLGVLRVNDDVILLQGLLWGDEVRAADFKGLDTSVKVSANELKMSSSLVDSMSTDFDPDRYTDAYQEELQQLIDAKLASGDDVDTAETFGERDEDDDEGEGGDVIDLMAALRASVDKKRTGGSGSRYRSGSRSATHDSTADDAPAEQTPASKRTSTAKTSTTKTKASTSGTTTKKEPAKRAPAKKAPAKKAPAKKRAS
- a CDS encoding DUF6328 family protein, with product MSELQRGRNETPTERWDRNWSDIQQELRIVQTGTQILAGFLLTLPFQQRFSSLTVRQETIYLTLVVLAVVVTVVALAVVATHRLVFKQRQKHDLVRAGNVLLLVTLFAAALLFAGTVWFVFDVVLGGRGGIIAGVAVFVGTGALWTALPTVLRRTARDTED
- a CDS encoding antibiotic biosynthesis monooxygenase; protein product: MTPQEPGSLTSSSVSAGPPVTVSITRLVEPDRIPEATRWVQSGVNLANRYPGFLGSGWVRSHATSREWHVLYRFADHEQLATWESSDDRLRWLDLGRDLVVESRVEKRTGIEGWFDAPQDTPASSAPPRWKQAVSIWLGFFPVNLVFTYLVGWLVPAFGHLAVLPRVLVTTLVLTPIMTFWVLPFVTKAIRPWLLAPPRDA
- a CDS encoding Ppx/GppA phosphatase family protein; translated protein: MRVGVLDIGSNTGHLLVVDAHGGAAPLPASSFKQPLRLAEHLDDAGAVTQRGIDALTAFVADAVRVAEERGCEDMLAFATSAVRDAVNSDAVLAHVEQATGVELAVLSGDDEARLTFLAVRRWFGWSAGRLAVFDIGGGSLEIAGGADEAPDVAWSMPIGAARLARSFFATGAPTDDDVRRLRHEIRVSIARDAGLLLRSGRPDRAVATSKTFRSIARICGAAPSADGPLVARSLDGAELRRQLPALLGMTVEELATLPGVSPSRAHQVVPGALVAEACLDIFDLPALEICPWALREGVILERLDQLSVLG